CTACGTGTTATTTCATTTTCATTCTTATTGATGCCATTTTTGTCTGTAGCAAGAGGGTATTTTCAAGGATTTAATAATATGATGCCAACGGCTGTTTCGCAAGTAATAGAACAAACAATTCGAGTTTCTATTATTGTATTTTTATCGCTATTCCTAATTGCTCACGGATTTGATTTATATACAGTTGGTGCAGGGGCTATGTTAGGCTCAATTGCGGGTGGACTTATTGGGATTATTGTACTTATATTGTATATGCGTCAAGATTTTCGTTCTATATTTTTCAAAAGTGCAGCGAGAATTAAGGGTAAAAGGAAGATAGTTAAAATCCTTTTTTGGCAGGGGTTAGCGATTTGTGTTAGTAATTTAGTGCTTATTTTTATACAGATGGCTGATTCAGTGTCCTTTTACAGCTTACTTATTGGTGCTGGAGAACAGGCTGAAAATGCAAAGGTATTAAAGGGTGTTTATGATAGAAGTATTCCGCTAATGCAATTAGGTACTGTTGTGACGACTTCTTTCTCGTTGTCACTTATTCCGATTATTACAGCGGCGAAGGAAAGAGGAGATCTTTCCTTTATTCAAGAAAAGGTAAAGTTAGCAATGAAAATAACATTTGTTATTGGACTTGCAGCAGCTATTGGACTAACTTGTATTATTCAACCTACCAATATTATGTTGTTTGAAAACAGTGATGGATCAGATGTTTTATCTATTTTATCGTTATCTATTTTATTTAGTTCATTGTCAATTACGACAGCTTCTATTTTACAAGGATTAGGGCAAACGTTTAAGCCAGCATTATTTGTTGTATTTGGAGGTTGCTTAAAGTTAGCGTTAAATTATATATTCATGCCTTATTTTGGTGTGAAAGGTGCAGCCTTTGCGACTTTATGTGCGTTAATTATAATCTCTGGACTAAATAGTTTGTTGCTTACGAGAGCTGTATCAGGGGCACTTATCAATAAGCGAAATATGTTAGGGATAGTAATTAGTGGCATTTGTATGGGATTTGTATTAATGATGTTCACACGTGTGTTACATATGTCTGGATTAGTAATTAATACGGAACATAGAGGAAGCGCGACGCTTGAAGCGTTGTTAGGTGTAGCCATCGGCGGATTGACATATATGTTTTTTATTTTGAAATTACGTGTATTTACAAAAAAAGAATTAGGAACCGTTATGAAACAAGAGGAAAAAGAAGGTTCATTGAAGAAGAGTGGATAGAGGTGACTGGTTGTGAGTGGAATCATTACTATTTTAGGTTTAGGAGCTGGTGAATTAGATCAGCTAACGATGGGTGTATATCGAAAAATAAAAGAAGCAGACCATCTGTTTGTTAGAACGAAAGAACATCCAGTTATAGAAGAATTGGAGAAAGAAGGCGTACAATATACGTCTTTTGATGCTGTATATGAAGCACATGATACGTTTGAAATTGTATATGAAACAATTGCGAATAAATTGCTAGAACAAGCTGAAGGTACAGAAATTATCTATGCTGTTCCCGGGCATCCACTTGTAGCAGAAAGAACAGTTCAGCTACTGTTGGAAAAAGGAGAAGTTTCAAATGTTGAAGTGCGAATTGAGGGTGGACAAAGTTTCCTTGATCCTATGTTTGCAAGTCTAAAGATTGATCCGATTGAAGGATTCCAATTACTTGATGCTACATCATTTGAAAGAGGGCAATTAGAACTGCGTCAACATTTAATCTTTTGCCAAGTATATGATGCATTCGTTGCATCTGATGTGAAATTAACATTAATGGAGATGTTACCAGATGATTATGAAGTGTATATCGTAACAGCTGCAGGAACTTCATTTGAACAAGTAAAGAAGGTACCGTTGTACATGTTAGATCATGAAACGGAATTGAATAATTTAACGAGTGTGTACGTGCCGCCAGTTCAGGAGCGTGCGTCCTTGTATCAACAGTTTGATGTTCTTAGAGAAATTATTGCGGAACTTCGTGGTCCAAATGGTTGTCCGTGGGATAAAAAGCAAACACATCAATCATTAAAGAAATATTTAATTGAGGAAGCTTATGAAGTGTTGGAAGCAATCGATGAAGAGGATGATGATCACTTAGTAGAAGAATTAGGTGATATATTATTACAAGTTATGCTTCATGCTCAAATCGGAGAAGATGAAGGTTGGTTCTCTATAGATGATATCATTCGAACTCTATCTGAGAAAATGGTTCGTCGCCATCCGCATGTGTTTGGAAATACGGATGTAAACAGCGCTGATGAAGTGATTGCAAATTGGGAAGAGATTAAAAAACAAGAAAAAGGATTCGTGAAAGAATCTGTTTTAAATGGCGTTCCAAAAAGTTTGCCGCAGTTACTACGCGCCTATGAAATTCAGAAGAAAGCTGGTAAGGTTGGATTTGATTGGGTTGATGTGCAACCGATGATAGAGAAAGCCTTGGAAGAATGGCAAGAGTTCCAACAAGAAGTTACAAATATGGATGAGGAAAAGATGCTAGGTGAGTTTGGTGATTTACTCTTTGCATTTGTTAATATAGCTCGTCATTACAAAATAGATCCAGAAGAGGCGTTACGTTCAACTAATGAGAAATTCACTGGTCGTTTTTTATACATGGAGGCAAAAGTAGCTGAAATGAATAAAGAGATGAAAGATTTATCATTAGAACAGTTAGATGTTTTATGGGAAGAAGCGAAACAGACAGAGCGTTAATAGGGGGATTTGATATGCGTCTAGATAAGTTTTTAAAAGTATCACGTTTAATTAAAAGAAGAACATTAGCGAAAGAAGTAGCTGATCAAGGAAGAATATCTATTAATGGTCAGGTGGCAAAAGCGAGTTCTGATGTGAAAGTAGCTGACGAATTAACAATTCGTTTTGGTCAAAAAATAGTGACTGTGAAAATAAATGAATTAAAAGAAACAACTAAAAAAGAAGATGCAGCAAATATGTATAGCTTAGTTCGTGAAGAAAAAGTAAAAGCGGAAGAAGGCTTGTTCTAAAATCATTTATCCCCTCATACATTACTATTAGCTAGTAAAAACCTATGGGGGGATTTACGTGAATAATGGTTACTCACCTACGTCTTCTAATCAACAAAATGTTTCTGTAGAGCATGACATTATTATGCGTGGCAGGCGTATAATTGATATTACCGGTGTAAAGCAGGTAGAGAGTTTTGATAGCGAAGAGTTTTTACTAGAGACCGTAATGGGTTTTTTAACGATTCGTGGTCAAAATTTACAAATGAAAAATTTAGATGTGGAAAAAGGTATTGTGTCGATTAAAGGGAAAGTTAATGAGATGCTGTATATTGATGAAAATCAAGGGGAAAAAACTAAAGGTTTCTTTAGTAAGTTGTTTAAATGAGCTTAACAATTCAGTTGTATACAATGCTTTCAATGATTGGAATGGGTGCTTGGATTGGAGCGTCTTTAGATACATATCAACGTTTTTTAAAGCGCCAAGAACGTAAACGTTGGCTTGTATTTATACATGATATATTATTTTGGATTGTCCAAGCATTATTCGTCTTTTATGTATTGCTTCTCGTAAATGAAGCTGAGCTACGTATATATGTGTTTTTGGCATTATTATGTGGTTTTGCGGCATATCAAAGCTTACTGAAGGCACTATACATGAAGCTGTTAAATTTTCTCATCTATATTTTTATGCAAACAACATATTTTTTTGTTCGAATTATACAGCTACTCATGATAAAACCTGTTATTATTATAGCGCAG
This genomic interval from Bacillus thuringiensis contains the following:
- a CDS encoding putative polysaccharide biosynthesis protein; its protein translation is MEAKKYQAFWRGAIILTIASFVTKVLSAFYRIPYQNIAGDIGFYIYQQIYPFYGFCLILATYGFPVIISKMVAERLERGKQKEAEEIICVSFWFLLGIGFIGFFTLFFGAETIAVAMGDIHLDKLLRVISFSFLLMPFLSVARGYFQGFNNMMPTAVSQVIEQTIRVSIIVFLSLFLIAHGFDLYTVGAGAMLGSIAGGLIGIIVLILYMRQDFRSIFFKSAARIKGKRKIVKILFWQGLAICVSNLVLIFIQMADSVSFYSLLIGAGEQAENAKVLKGVYDRSIPLMQLGTVVTTSFSLSLIPIITAAKERGDLSFIQEKVKLAMKITFVIGLAAAIGLTCIIQPTNIMLFENSDGSDVLSILSLSILFSSLSITTASILQGLGQTFKPALFVVFGGCLKLALNYIFMPYFGVKGAAFATLCALIIISGLNSLLLTRAVSGALINKRNMLGIVISGICMGFVLMMFTRVLHMSGLVINTEHRGSATLEALLGVAIGGLTYMFFILKLRVFTKKELGTVMKQEEKEGSLKKSG
- the mazG gene encoding nucleoside triphosphate pyrophosphohydrolase: MSGIITILGLGAGELDQLTMGVYRKIKEADHLFVRTKEHPVIEELEKEGVQYTSFDAVYEAHDTFEIVYETIANKLLEQAEGTEIIYAVPGHPLVAERTVQLLLEKGEVSNVEVRIEGGQSFLDPMFASLKIDPIEGFQLLDATSFERGQLELRQHLIFCQVYDAFVASDVKLTLMEMLPDDYEVYIVTAAGTSFEQVKKVPLYMLDHETELNNLTSVYVPPVQERASLYQQFDVLREIIAELRGPNGCPWDKKQTHQSLKKYLIEEAYEVLEAIDEEDDDHLVEELGDILLQVMLHAQIGEDEGWFSIDDIIRTLSEKMVRRHPHVFGNTDVNSADEVIANWEEIKKQEKGFVKESVLNGVPKSLPQLLRAYEIQKKAGKVGFDWVDVQPMIEKALEEWQEFQQEVTNMDEEKMLGEFGDLLFAFVNIARHYKIDPEEALRSTNEKFTGRFLYMEAKVAEMNKEMKDLSLEQLDVLWEEAKQTER
- a CDS encoding RNA-binding S4 domain-containing protein, which codes for MRLDKFLKVSRLIKRRTLAKEVADQGRISINGQVAKASSDVKVADELTIRFGQKIVTVKINELKETTKKEDAANMYSLVREEKVKAEEGLF
- the yabP gene encoding sporulation protein YabP — encoded protein: MNNGYSPTSSNQQNVSVEHDIIMRGRRIIDITGVKQVESFDSEEFLLETVMGFLTIRGQNLQMKNLDVEKGIVSIKGKVNEMLYIDENQGEKTKGFFSKLFK
- the yabQ gene encoding spore cortex biosynthesis protein YabQ, whose protein sequence is MSLTIQLYTMLSMIGMGAWIGASLDTYQRFLKRQERKRWLVFIHDILFWIVQALFVFYVLLLVNEAELRIYVFLALLCGFAAYQSLLKALYMKLLNFLIYIFMQTTYFFVRIIQLLMIKPVIIIAQLFIAFILFLFRILLSIGHVLWKMVIWILLFIWKVFFWPVRFIASLIWKLLPNRVKLFIVKHIGFLQYIAKLKGHIFQLWERIKKKLGGPRK